The Rhizobium sp. ZPR4 DNA segment TTTGAGCGGAATGCCGAACGAAACCTTTTCGTTCGGCACGGATGCCCTGCCTGCGCCAGGCCCGGGCAAGATGACGGTCGTCGTCGGCACACCAGCGGAGCTACAGTCCGTATTTGCCGTTCCGGCGGCGGCGCAAAATGGAGCTTTGGCGACGTTTGCGATGGACCCACGCAGCGGTCAGCAGCTCCTCCTGATCAGCGGCCCTTCCTGGCAGGCGATCTCATCTGCGGTCGACATGGTGGTTTCGCCGACCGATCGCGATCCCGATAGCCGCCGCGATCTGCTGGTAACGCAACGATGGTCCGCACCCGACGCACCACTGATCTACTCAGGCACCAGCCTTTCCTTCGAACAACTGGGCGTCAGAACGACAGAATTCTCCGGGCGGCGTTTCCATACAAGCTTCAACGTGGCAATCCCGTCCGATTTTTATGCGAATGCCTATGGCGAGGCCACCATCCTGCTTGATGCGGCCTATGCCAAGGATGTGCGGCCAGGCAGTCATGTCGACGTCTATGTCAACGGCAGTATCGCCACGACCAAGCCGATCACGGTGACCGGCGGCGGCATCTTCCGGCAATTGCCCATCCGCATTACCATGCGGCATTTCAAACCGGGCTTGAACACGATCACGCTTGAAGCCATGTTGCTGGCCGACGAGGATACCGCCTGCGCGCCTGCCGCGACCTCAAGCACAACGCCACGCTTTGCCCTGTTCAACACAAGTCAGTTCACCGTCCCGGATTTTGCAAGGGTCGCGCAGCGGCCCAACCTCGCAGCCCTTGCCGGCACCGGCTATCCCTACAATCGCGAAACCGAGCCGACCGCGCTCTTCATCGACCGCGCGGACGCCGACACCTTATCTGCAACCGCGACGCTCCTCGGCCAGATGGCGCTGGTCGCCGGCCATCCCATCACAGTGGAACCCACCGCCTCGCCCAGTACGGTTGGGACCCGCAATGCGCTGTTCATTGGCTCCGTCTCGCAGCTGCCGTCGACGATCCTCACACAAATGAACATCTCCGCCTCGAGCCAGGTTGCCTGGCGCCCGCCTGCCCCGGGCCAAGGCGGCATACCAGAAGCTTCCGTGACCATTGCCGATTGGAACTCCCGCATCAGCGGCGGATTGCTGCAGGGGCAGATGCAGAGCTTCCAGCAATGGATGCACCGCAATTTCGATATCACCTTGAGCTCGCTTCGCTTCATCCCGAGTTCGGAGCAAGTGTTCACGCCCTCGAATGCCAATAGCTTCCTGATCGCCCAGGAGGCAAATCCGACCAATGACGCGACCTGGACCGTTGTCACCGCGCCCAGTGCCGGAGACCTGCGTGCAGGCGCCGAGGCAATGACCACGCAAAATACCTGGTCGCAGATCGGCGGCCGCATCACGGTCTATTCCGGCAAGACGGGAAAGATCGATACCGTGCCTGTAAGCCGGTTCACCTTTGTCGTCTCCCAACCCTGGTCGCTGACGAATTATCGGCTGATTGCCGCAAATTGGCTTTCCAGCAACATATTGTCCTACGCCTTCCTGTTCGTGGTCGGTTCCTTCCTGCTCGGAGTGAGCACGGCAAGCGTTCTTTCCAAGATCGGCAGGCGCGAATGAAACTCCGGCGCCTTGTTCTTGCGATCTGCAGCGCTGCCATCCTGGCGGCAGCACAACCGGCTGCCGCTCAACACGCGGCAATCGATCCGCAGGCATGGACTGCCTATAAGGCGAAATTCCTCGATGTGAATGGACGCATCATCGATAACGGCAATGGCGGCATCAGCCACAGCGAGGGGCAAGGCTATGGTATGCTGCTCGCCTACCTCGCCAATAATCCGGCCGATTTCGAACAGATCTGGTACTTTACCCGTACGGAGCTGCTGCTGCGTGACGACGGCCTTGCCGTATGGAAATGGGATCCGGCCGTCACCCCGCATGTGACGGACACGAACAATGCTTCCGACGGCGATCTGTTGATTGCCTATGCGCTGGCCTTGGCGGGATCGGCCTGGAACAACAAGGATTATCTGCAGGCGGCTGCGAGCATGGCCAAGTCGATCCTGTCCCATGTCGTCATCAGCGCCGCAGGGCGGACGCTGCTCATTCCCGGAGTCGAGGGTTACCGGCCTCCCGGGCGCAAGGATGGACCGATCATCAATCCATCCTATTGGGTCTTCGAAGCGATTCCCGTCATGGCGCTGCTGGTGCCTTCCGATCGCTGGCAGAAGCTCAGCGACGACGGCCTCGCCCTGCTGCACTCCTTGCAATTTGGCCCGCGCCAGCTTCCGGCCGATTGGGTAAGCCTGAAGGCGAAGCCAGAACCCGCCAGCGGCTTCGAGGCGGAATTCGGCTATAACGCCGTCAGAATCCCCCTTTACCTGGTGCGCGCCGGGATCGACGACAAGGCGCTGCTTTCACGTCTGCGGCAGGGCATGACCGTCGATGAAGATGAGCCAGCAACGATCGATCTGGCGACGGGCAAGCCGAAGGATTTGCTTCCAGACCCGGGTTATAGAATTGTTAACGATGTTGTGGCGTGTGTGGTGAGCGGAACGAAACTGCCTGCTTCGGTTCGGCAGTTCGCCCCATCGCTTTACTATCCAGCCACCTTGCAGCTGTTGAGCCTGGCTTTCGTCACGGAGAAACATCCGGAGTGTTTATAAAATCCACCTTGATCATGGCTTTCATGGCCGTCGCCGTGGCGGGGTTTACGCTCGCGACGAAGGATCACGATTCGCCGGAAGACAAGATCAAGCTGGCAAAGTCGGCACGCCTCGAACCGCAGACGATGCTTGCCGCCGATAACAGCTCGGCCGGCGGCTCCGGACAGCCCGTCGACTTGCAGGCGCTCGCCGATCATATACAAGCGGCTGCGCCGTCGGCGGTTCTCTCCGACACCCCTTCCAAGCCGGCAAATACGACTGCTGCGGATTCGATCGCCCAAGCCTCGCCACAGCCGCAATCAACGCAGCCATCGACGTCGCAACAGACCAACCCGACACAAGCTGCGGATAACCAGCCGAAGGTCGATGAAAGCGCATTGCGTTATTTTGCAAGCCGTGGCGACAAGGCGCGGCTCCAGGCGGAAATCTCCCGCCTGCAGACGCTCTATCCGAACTGGATGCCGCCGGCCGATCCGCTGGCCATTCCGCAAAACAGCGACAAGCAGCTCGAAGCTATGTGGCAGCTCTATTCCGAGGGCCGTTATGCCGAAGTGCGCAAGGCCATTGCCGACCGCCAGGCCGCCGAATCCGGATGGCAGCCGCCCGCCGATCTGCTGGAGCGCCTCGATATCGCAGAGGCACGCACGCGGCTCGTCAATGCTTCCGATCTGAAGCAATATCAGACTGTAATCGACATCGGCGCGAGGACGCCGAGCCTGCTGACCTGCAGCGATATCGACGTTCTCTGGCGCGTCGCCGAAGCCTTCATCCGCACCGATCGTGCAGCCCGCGGCCAAGATGCCTACAAATATATCCTGAAGGCCTGCACCAATCCGCAGGAGAGACTTGCGACCATCCAGAAGGCCGCCGCCCTTCTACCCTATCAATCGATGCAGGATCTCTTGTCCCTGGAAAAGCCAGACGGCAATGGCGGGCGCGAATTCGACAGCATCAGGACCGATCTGGCTCGCCGTTTCGTCGCCCAGGGCAATGACGATCCCAAGCTGACGGTATCCCAGGACTATCTGTCTCAGGTCGAGCGCGTCGCCCGCAGCCAAGGTCTTGCATCCGATGATTCGCTGCTCGGCTGGTACTATCTGCGCCGCAGCGATTATCCCGACGCCGAGCAATGGTTCAAGGCCGCGCATGAGAAGGAAGATTCGGCAACGATCTCGCAAGGTCTTGCCCTGGTGCTGATTGCCGACCACAAACCGCAGGAAGCCGAAGACGCCATGTATAAGTGGCGCAATGAATCCAAGGACGCGATGGCGACCTACCTTGCGGCAACCGCCAATCTGATGGCACTGCAACCACCGGCCAACCTCAGTGAAGATGTTCTCGCTCGTATCGCCGCGGAAGTCGTAAAGCAGAAATATGTCCCAACGGCCCAGCAGCTCGGATGGTTTGCGCGTTCTATGAACCAGCCGCAAGCTGCCGCACGCTGGTTCGAGACGGCTCTGCGCTGGAAACCCGACGATGAGCCTTCCGCCTATGGCCTTGCCATTACACGCAATCAGTTGAACGACCGTGTGGGCGTCGCCGAAGTTCAGAGACTGTGGGCCGGTCGCTCCCAACGTATCGCCGTGCTCGGCGAGCCGACACCGCGCACGACGGCATCAGAACCGCTGCCGTCCCCCAATCAGACCATGCAGCCTGCGCCCCAGACCTTACCCCAAACAACGATGCAGCAAGGCGCGTTGCAGAATGTGCCGCCGATGGTCTCTCAGGTAGCGCCCCAGCTTCCGGTAACTCAGCCCTACGTCAATACGCAGCCCCCCGTGCAGCCGGTAGCTCCTGCCCGCCGTCCTCCTGCCTCGAATTATGCTGAACCGGAGACCCGTGCCCGGGTGGCCACCCGCTCGACACGGCAGCCGGCAGGATGCAATGCCACCGTCAACGCGGAGCTGTTGACGCCCGGCAATGCTCTTTCCCGCGGCTGGTGCCTGATGAACCTCAATCGGCCGATGGAGGCGGTGGAAGCCTTCGGTGCCGCCTTGAACAACACGGATCCAAAATCGCGCGAAGAGGCGGCCTATGGACAGAGCCTCGCCTATCTGCGGGCCGGTCTTGCCAATGATGCGGCCGTCGCTGCGACCAAGGCACCGATGAACCATCAGCGCGCCGCCGAATTGCAGGTCGCCATACTGGCCGACCGCGCACTCTCCGCCTTCGAGGGCAAGCGCTATCACGAGACGTTGCTCTATCTAGACCAGCGCGCGCAGCTGCAGCAGGAGCGCGTCGACCTAATGGTGCTGCGCGGATATTGCTATCTCAATCTCAAAATGTACGACGACGCCGAGCGCATCTTCACCGCTGTCGCCGCAACCGGCAGCCGCGACGGCAGCCGTGGTTTGCGCGACCTCCAGCTTACGCTACATCCCCAGCCCGGGGATTATTGATGGCGCGGAAGTCGCAGGCCATTATCGGCAACAACTCCTGACATGCCACTAGGGTGCCTGTACCCCGGTCGCAGTCGTATACACTCGATAAAGCGATCGCGTGGCGGCTATGAACAGCTGGTTTCGCTTCGCGCCCCCAAAAGTGAGGTTGGCGACCGTCTGCGGTATCTTGATCTTGCCGATCAAACTGCCGTCCGGCGCGAAACAATGAACGCCGTCGCCAGCGCTTGTCCAGATATTGCCTTCGACGTCAGCTCGGAAACCGTCCGGAATGCCGGTGTCGATGTTGCAGAAGACCTGGCCGTTTGCGAGTTTCTTGCCATCCACGACGTCGAAGACGCGAATGTGCCTTGGGGCGCTGACGTCGTGGCTTGCCGCTGAATCAGCAACGTAAAGTTTCGTTTCGTCCGGCGAGAAGGCCAAGCCGTTCGGCTGGCAGAAATCATCCGCCACGACATCCAGCTCCCCCGTCGACGGATCGAGCCGGTAGACATTGCGGGTCGGCTGCTCCGGCTCTGCCTTGTAACCCTCGTAATTCGAGAGAATGCCGTAAGTGGGGTCGGTAAACCAGACCGTTCCATCCGAGCGAACGACCACGTCATTGGGTGAATTCAACCGCTTGCCCTTATAGCTATCAGCAAGAACGGTGATGGAGCCGTCGATCTCGGTACGCGTCACCCGGCGGGTGCCGTGTTCGCACGACACGAGCCGCCCTTGGCGGTCGCGCGTATTGCCATTGGCGAAATTCGACGGCGCGCGGAAGACGGAGACATGGCCGCCCGGCACCCAGCGCAGCATGCGCTCGTTGGGAATGTCGCTCCAGATCAGGCATCCGGCGTCGGCAAACCATACCGGCCCCTCTGCCCAGCGGCAATCCGAATAAAGCTCTTCCAAGCCAGCGCTTGGAACGACCAGATTGCGGAAGCGCGTGTCGTAGATTTCGTAAATGGACGAGACGTCGTTTGGCATCATAGTTTTCCTAGGGGTCTTGGGGAACGAGTTCAGCGCCCGCCAATGGGACGGCCGCCAGCAACGAGAATGACGGCAATAATGATCAGACCGGTGAGAACGAGCCTTGGGCCGGCGCCGAAACCATAGGTGTTGAGCATGGAGACAACCAAGAACATGAACAGCGAGGCGCCCCAGATGCCCGGCACGTTGGAATCGCCGCCGGCAACCGCCGTCCCGCCGATGATGACGACGGCGATCGACATCAACAGATATTCCGCGCCCATGTTGAGCGCTGCGCCGCCGGAGAAGCTCGCGAGCAGATAGCCGCAGATCGAGGCCAGGATGGCGCAAAGCACATAGGTCGCAAGCCGCGTTCCATCGACCGGGATGCCGGCCATGCGCGCTGCAAACATGCTCTGGCCGATCGCCGATATCCAGCGGC contains these protein-coding regions:
- a CDS encoding cellulose biosynthesis cyclic di-GMP-binding regulatory protein BcsB produces the protein MNRTLSALLLLLGAVAAQAQTMPFDMSGERPKGEAPTVPQIVTPQAAAPQTEPPKAAVPPVTVPQTVAPQTVAPQATPPLVMMPPAVTPQTAAPQVVTPVAPTQTTPQVAPKAKQATASADPSAFRRYVVPFAKLRLEGEADRRSWSIYLTPEQAAAPAKLTFAYQNAVVVAPEASQLTVLVNDRAVHQQQISSSDNESDISFDIPRGLLQPGANLLTFEATQRHRVDCDIPSTYELWSDIDPARTYLSFAGREAEKLSTTDAIRAIGVDSTGKTQFNLVVPALAQPGTTKPILRLAQGLAILSGMPNETFSFGTDALPAPGPGKMTVVVGTPAELQSVFAVPAAAQNGALATFAMDPRSGQQLLLISGPSWQAISSAVDMVVSPTDRDPDSRRDLLVTQRWSAPDAPLIYSGTSLSFEQLGVRTTEFSGRRFHTSFNVAIPSDFYANAYGEATILLDAAYAKDVRPGSHVDVYVNGSIATTKPITVTGGGIFRQLPIRITMRHFKPGLNTITLEAMLLADEDTACAPAATSSTTPRFALFNTSQFTVPDFARVAQRPNLAALAGTGYPYNRETEPTALFIDRADADTLSATATLLGQMALVAGHPITVEPTASPSTVGTRNALFIGSVSQLPSTILTQMNISASSQVAWRPPAPGQGGIPEASVTIADWNSRISGGLLQGQMQSFQQWMHRNFDITLSSLRFIPSSEQVFTPSNANSFLIAQEANPTNDATWTVVTAPSAGDLRAGAEAMTTQNTWSQIGGRITVYSGKTGKIDTVPVSRFTFVVSQPWSLTNYRLIAANWLSSNILSYAFLFVVGSFLLGVSTASVLSKIGRRE
- a CDS encoding glycosyl hydrolase family 8, with product MKLRRLVLAICSAAILAAAQPAAAQHAAIDPQAWTAYKAKFLDVNGRIIDNGNGGISHSEGQGYGMLLAYLANNPADFEQIWYFTRTELLLRDDGLAVWKWDPAVTPHVTDTNNASDGDLLIAYALALAGSAWNNKDYLQAAASMAKSILSHVVISAAGRTLLIPGVEGYRPPGRKDGPIINPSYWVFEAIPVMALLVPSDRWQKLSDDGLALLHSLQFGPRQLPADWVSLKAKPEPASGFEAEFGYNAVRIPLYLVRAGIDDKALLSRLRQGMTVDEDEPATIDLATGKPKDLLPDPGYRIVNDVVACVVSGTKLPASVRQFAPSLYYPATLQLLSLAFVTEKHPECL
- a CDS encoding cellulose synthase gives rise to the protein MKSTLIMAFMAVAVAGFTLATKDHDSPEDKIKLAKSARLEPQTMLAADNSSAGGSGQPVDLQALADHIQAAAPSAVLSDTPSKPANTTAADSIAQASPQPQSTQPSTSQQTNPTQAADNQPKVDESALRYFASRGDKARLQAEISRLQTLYPNWMPPADPLAIPQNSDKQLEAMWQLYSEGRYAEVRKAIADRQAAESGWQPPADLLERLDIAEARTRLVNASDLKQYQTVIDIGARTPSLLTCSDIDVLWRVAEAFIRTDRAARGQDAYKYILKACTNPQERLATIQKAAALLPYQSMQDLLSLEKPDGNGGREFDSIRTDLARRFVAQGNDDPKLTVSQDYLSQVERVARSQGLASDDSLLGWYYLRRSDYPDAEQWFKAAHEKEDSATISQGLALVLIADHKPQEAEDAMYKWRNESKDAMATYLAATANLMALQPPANLSEDVLARIAAEVVKQKYVPTAQQLGWFARSMNQPQAAARWFETALRWKPDDEPSAYGLAITRNQLNDRVGVAEVQRLWAGRSQRIAVLGEPTPRTTASEPLPSPNQTMQPAPQTLPQTTMQQGALQNVPPMVSQVAPQLPVTQPYVNTQPPVQPVAPARRPPASNYAEPETRARVATRSTRQPAGCNATVNAELLTPGNALSRGWCLMNLNRPMEAVEAFGAALNNTDPKSREEAAYGQSLAYLRAGLANDAAVAATKAPMNHQRAAELQVAILADRALSAFEGKRYHETLLYLDQRAQLQQERVDLMVLRGYCYLNLKMYDDAERIFTAVAATGSRDGSRGLRDLQLTLHPQPGDY
- a CDS encoding SMP-30/gluconolactonase/LRE family protein; translation: MPNDVSSIYEIYDTRFRNLVVPSAGLEELYSDCRWAEGPVWFADAGCLIWSDIPNERMLRWVPGGHVSVFRAPSNFANGNTRDRQGRLVSCEHGTRRVTRTEIDGSITVLADSYKGKRLNSPNDVVVRSDGTVWFTDPTYGILSNYEGYKAEPEQPTRNVYRLDPSTGELDVVADDFCQPNGLAFSPDETKLYVADSAASHDVSAPRHIRVFDVVDGKKLANGQVFCNIDTGIPDGFRADVEGNIWTSAGDGVHCFAPDGSLIGKIKIPQTVANLTFGGAKRNQLFIAATRSLYRVYTTATGVQAP